Proteins encoded by one window of Shewanella avicenniae:
- a CDS encoding anhydro-N-acetylmuramic acid kinase produces the protein MNNTTGLYIGLMSGTSMDGVDAALVQFSEGQPTLLACHTEDYPQHLYKGLQRLCQPGSDEINRLGRLDRVVGQVFAKAVNALLAKADVAAEQIIAIGSHGQTVRHMPNLEVGFTLQIGDPNTIAVETGIDVIADFRRKDIALGGQGAPLVPAFHQQIFAKAGVNRMIMNIGGIGNVTWLPSDGSQVLGYDTGPGNTLVDAWIQQVKQEPFDRDGAWAASGITSVPLLTQLLSHPYFLQPAPKSTGRELFNQAWLEQQLSEFSMLSEEDIQSTLLDLTCHSIAGEVTKLSNAGEIYVCGGGALNGELMRRLQALLPNYTLDSTSALGIDPKWVEGIAFAWLAMRHVAGLPANLPAVTGAAREAVLGARFPAQ, from the coding sequence ATGAACAATACGACAGGGTTATATATCGGACTGATGTCCGGCACCAGCATGGATGGCGTTGACGCGGCACTGGTGCAATTTAGCGAAGGACAGCCAACCCTTTTGGCCTGTCACACCGAAGATTATCCGCAGCACCTCTACAAAGGCTTACAGCGTTTATGCCAACCCGGCAGTGACGAAATTAACCGCTTAGGGCGGTTAGATCGGGTGGTAGGCCAAGTGTTTGCCAAAGCGGTCAATGCGTTACTGGCAAAAGCCGATGTCGCCGCCGAGCAGATTATCGCCATCGGCAGCCACGGCCAGACCGTTCGCCATATGCCTAATTTGGAAGTGGGCTTTACGCTACAGATTGGCGATCCCAACACTATTGCGGTTGAAACTGGCATTGATGTCATCGCCGATTTTCGCCGTAAAGATATTGCGCTTGGTGGCCAAGGCGCACCACTGGTACCGGCGTTTCACCAACAGATATTCGCCAAAGCGGGCGTCAACCGCATGATTATGAATATCGGCGGCATTGGCAATGTCACTTGGTTACCGAGCGATGGTTCGCAAGTGTTAGGTTACGATACAGGCCCGGGCAATACCTTGGTGGATGCGTGGATTCAGCAAGTAAAACAGGAACCCTTTGATCGTGACGGAGCATGGGCAGCCAGTGGCATTACCTCAGTCCCACTGTTAACTCAGTTATTGTCTCATCCCTATTTTTTGCAGCCCGCACCGAAAAGCACCGGTCGCGAACTGTTTAACCAAGCTTGGCTCGAACAACAGTTATCTGAATTCTCGATGTTGAGTGAAGAGGACATTCAATCCACGTTGTTGGATTTAACCTGCCACAGTATCGCCGGTGAAGTGACCAAACTGAGCAATGCTGGCGAAATCTACGTCTGCGGCGGTGGTGCTCTGAACGGTGAGTTAATGCGACGTTTACAGGCGTTGTTGCCTAACTACACATTAGACTCAACCTCGGCATTGGGCATCGACCCTAAATGGGTCGAAGGCATTGCCTTCGCTTGGCTGGCGATGCGCCATGTCGCTGGGCTGCCAGCAAATCTCCCGGCCGTCACGGGCGCGGCGAGAGAAGCGGTATTAGGCGCACGTTTTCCAGCACAGTAA
- a CDS encoding peptidoglycan DD-metalloendopeptidase family protein: MAKLITLFKLLPKKHQLLLSLLSLAILVLLFIPTDNAEASKQTPAHNAAVRYDVPLAFRTPAAPGEQLAPASGEPQESEQAAEAITETIVEQTSDALETEVDKQSNSMAELEHFEVKSGDTLAALFQRASLSAREVYDITQLPLAKKHLITILPGEEITIGKNSDGSLQLLQYRIDAVSTLTINHINDAYTEAVQTKDVESRQHFVSAEIHSNFWSAGVDAGLNPAQIMQLATIFGWDVDFALDIRKGDSFSLIYEQEFADGEFLRNGNILAAEFVNQGERYTAVRYTDGNYYSAEGRSMRKAFLRSPVDFKYVSSNFNPKRLHPVTGLVRPHRGVDYVAAIGTPIKAAGAGKVVEAGYNQYNGNYVFIRHNTTYTTKYLHLNKRTVNQGESVKQGQIIGTLGKTGRVTGAHLHYEFIVNGVHRNPRTVDLPKAESIAQQERPAFEQLSKSLMAAIDHQKQVHVAMQN; encoded by the coding sequence ATGGCAAAACTCATCACATTATTCAAACTGCTGCCGAAGAAGCACCAGCTTTTGTTATCCCTACTTAGCCTTGCCATTTTAGTATTGCTGTTTATCCCCACAGATAACGCCGAGGCGTCAAAACAAACCCCAGCGCACAACGCAGCTGTACGATATGACGTACCACTGGCGTTTCGCACCCCAGCTGCGCCGGGAGAACAACTTGCACCGGCCAGCGGTGAACCGCAGGAGTCAGAGCAAGCCGCGGAAGCGATTACCGAGACTATCGTTGAGCAAACCAGTGATGCGCTTGAAACCGAAGTGGATAAGCAGAGCAACAGCATGGCGGAGCTCGAACACTTTGAAGTGAAAAGTGGCGATACGCTGGCAGCGCTTTTTCAACGTGCCTCGCTTTCTGCCCGCGAAGTCTATGACATCACTCAGTTGCCATTAGCCAAAAAACATTTGATCACAATTTTACCCGGCGAAGAGATCACTATCGGTAAAAACAGCGATGGCAGTTTGCAGTTGCTGCAATATCGAATTGATGCAGTGTCTACCCTCACCATTAATCACATCAACGATGCTTACACCGAAGCGGTGCAAACCAAAGATGTGGAGTCACGACAGCATTTCGTTAGCGCCGAAATCCATAGCAACTTTTGGAGCGCTGGGGTCGATGCGGGGCTCAACCCTGCGCAAATTATGCAGCTAGCTACCATCTTCGGTTGGGATGTGGACTTCGCGCTGGATATTCGCAAAGGCGACAGCTTTTCGCTGATCTACGAACAAGAGTTTGCCGATGGGGAGTTTTTGCGTAACGGCAACATTCTCGCCGCCGAATTTGTAAACCAAGGCGAACGCTACACCGCGGTGCGCTATACCGATGGCAACTATTACTCTGCTGAAGGTCGCAGTATGCGCAAAGCGTTTTTACGCTCACCAGTAGACTTTAAATACGTCAGCTCCAACTTCAACCCGAAACGGCTGCATCCTGTCACAGGTTTAGTGCGCCCACACCGCGGTGTCGATTACGTGGCAGCCATTGGCACACCGATTAAAGCAGCTGGTGCCGGTAAAGTGGTAGAAGCCGGTTACAATCAATACAACGGTAACTATGTGTTTATTCGCCATAACACCACTTACACCACCAAGTACCTGCACCTTAACAAGCGCACAGTGAACCAAGGTGAATCTGTTAAACAAGGGCAAATTATTGGTACGTTAGGAAAAACTGGCCGAGTCACTGGCGCACACCTGCATTATGAGTTTATTGTAAATGGGGTACATCGAAATCCTCGTACCGTCGACTTGCCTAAAGCGGAATCGATTGCCCAACAAGAGCGCCCTGCATTTGAACAATTGAGCAAGTCATTAATGGCGGCAATTGATCATCAAAAGCAAGTACACGTTGCCATGCAAAACTGA
- the tyrS gene encoding tyrosine--tRNA ligase: MANLAQVMAEIKRGTEEILLESDLLEKLKEGRPLKIKLGADPTAPDIHLGHTVILNKLRLFQELGHEVIFLIGDFTGMVGDPSGKNSTRPPLTREQVTANAETYKQQVYKILDPVKTRIEFNSSWLEALGAAGMIRLASHQTVARMMERDDFKKRYAAGQSIAIHEFMYPLLQGWDSVALHADVELGGTDQKFNLLMGRELQKAEGQKPQAVIMMPLLEGLDGVKKMSKSSGNYIGVSEAPDEMFGKLMSISDELMWRYFELLSFRPLTEIDSFKQQVAEGANPRDIKILLAKEIIARFHDEAAADSAEQNFINRFQKGALPDDIPEVTLAGGAEGVALANLLKDAGLVGSTSDAMRMVKQGAVKIDGDKAEDAKQIFAVGTTAVFQVGKRKFAKVTIS; this comes from the coding sequence ATGGCTAATTTAGCGCAAGTAATGGCAGAAATTAAACGCGGTACAGAAGAAATTCTGCTGGAATCCGATTTGTTGGAAAAGCTGAAAGAAGGTCGTCCGCTGAAGATCAAGCTGGGAGCTGACCCAACTGCGCCAGATATCCACTTGGGCCATACTGTTATCCTCAACAAGCTGCGCTTATTCCAAGAGTTAGGCCATGAGGTGATCTTTTTGATTGGTGACTTCACTGGCATGGTTGGCGACCCGAGCGGTAAAAATAGCACCCGTCCACCGTTGACGCGCGAGCAAGTGACTGCCAATGCTGAAACCTACAAGCAGCAAGTTTATAAAATTCTCGACCCAGTCAAGACCCGTATTGAGTTCAACTCCTCTTGGTTAGAAGCCTTGGGTGCAGCGGGCATGATCCGTCTGGCGTCACATCAAACCGTTGCGCGTATGATGGAACGTGATGACTTTAAAAAGCGTTATGCTGCTGGTCAGTCGATTGCCATTCATGAGTTTATGTACCCATTGCTACAAGGTTGGGATTCGGTCGCGCTGCATGCTGACGTAGAGTTGGGCGGTACCGATCAAAAGTTCAACTTGTTGATGGGCCGTGAGCTACAAAAAGCCGAAGGGCAGAAGCCTCAAGCCGTGATCATGATGCCATTGCTCGAAGGTTTGGACGGCGTGAAGAAGATGTCCAAATCATCAGGCAACTACATTGGCGTGAGTGAGGCGCCAGATGAGATGTTTGGTAAGCTGATGTCGATTTCTGACGAGTTGATGTGGCGTTACTTTGAGTTGTTGTCATTCCGTCCGTTGACTGAAATCGACAGCTTCAAACAGCAAGTGGCAGAAGGCGCTAACCCACGCGATATTAAGATTTTACTGGCGAAAGAGATTATTGCGCGCTTCCACGATGAAGCTGCGGCTGACAGTGCCGAGCAAAACTTTATTAACCGCTTCCAAAAAGGTGCACTGCCAGATGATATTCCAGAAGTGACCTTGGCTGGCGGTGCTGAAGGGGTGGCATTAGCGAACCTGCTGAAGGATGCCGGTTTAGTCGGTTCAACTTCAGATGCAATGCGTATGGTAAAACAAGGTGCGGTGAAGATTGACGGCGATAAAGCCGAAGATGCTAAGCAAATCTTTGCGGTGGGCACCACTGCAGTGTTCCAAGTGGGTAAGCGTAAATTTGCCAAAGTCACTATTAGCTAA
- a CDS encoding nuclear transport factor 2 family protein produces the protein MPREQRLAISYIQALTGHDYQTLENFYSRESVFNDATAGRSYTGGRNIIAFFERAHRGVLEYDFNIEHMFNTGSLVVMIGNYHFKGPGEQFGKPGKIIDVAIPGVTTLNVDVNRKRVDRHEDYIDYQTMSDQLAAQ, from the coding sequence ATGCCGCGAGAACAACGGCTGGCGATCAGTTACATACAAGCGCTCACCGGCCATGATTATCAAACGTTAGAAAACTTCTACAGCCGCGAATCGGTGTTTAATGATGCCACTGCGGGCCGCAGTTATACCGGTGGCCGCAACATCATTGCCTTCTTTGAGCGAGCTCATCGTGGGGTGTTGGAGTACGACTTCAATATCGAGCACATGTTTAATACTGGCTCATTGGTGGTGATGATTGGTAACTATCATTTCAAAGGCCCAGGCGAGCAGTTCGGTAAGCCCGGTAAAATCATCGATGTGGCCATTCCTGGCGTAACCACCTTAAATGTTGATGTGAACCGCAAGCGGGTAGATCGCCATGAGGATTACATCGACTATCAGACCATGTCTGACCAACTCGCGGCACAATAA
- a CDS encoding DUF2721 domain-containing protein, which yields MHISLTTPALLFPAISLLLLAYTNRFFSLAALIRSLSDAEKRVSHLQLKNLRRRIVIIRRMQEAGVSSFALCVFCMILIYLGFNQTGSIVFGGSLLLLLYSLILSVVEIRISVDALNIHLKDMDNL from the coding sequence ATGCACATCTCGCTGACTACTCCAGCGTTGCTATTTCCAGCGATTTCATTGTTGTTGCTTGCCTACACCAACCGTTTTTTCTCGTTGGCAGCCTTAATCAGAAGCCTGAGCGATGCTGAGAAACGTGTGTCGCATCTGCAATTAAAAAACTTGCGTCGCCGTATCGTCATTATTCGCCGCATGCAGGAAGCTGGCGTCTCCAGCTTTGCCCTGTGCGTATTTTGCATGATTTTGATTTATCTTGGATTTAATCAAACTGGCTCGATTGTTTTTGGCGGCAGCTTATTGCTACTACTGTACTCGCTGATCTTATCAGTGGTTGAAATTCGCATTTCTGTGGATGCGCTGAATATCCATCTTAAAGATATGGACAATTTGTAA
- a CDS encoding cobalamin biosynthesis protein CobD/CbiB, with amino-acid sequence MMWQQIVSHDGPLLIRFALIASALVAALVLPLAQRFNPLYWLSELAARMATKVCRAGRSNRQQQIAGVLATLLLLIPFWLIVLFLLELAAYPHFFEFAVLYCCMRDLHARAEFQQVRRALLVSDKATARTLLSRWTSRDTDILSEAGIAKTAIELAVTSAAYGSIAAILFFWLGGVTLVLAAIMLKTLEQCWSPSNPQYRQFSALLTHVNHWLFWLPVQACRLTLAIQGGPAALTQLFNLGKFGLVQRGYLQICQLAAMILSIELGGARKYHGVRIAVDKVGPNKLPTGTDIERALSLANTSRWCWLGFSLIIPALWVLLRLR; translated from the coding sequence ATGATGTGGCAGCAAATTGTCAGTCATGATGGGCCTCTGCTGATCAGATTCGCGCTGATCGCCTCAGCATTAGTGGCAGCGCTCGTGCTGCCATTGGCGCAACGTTTCAATCCGCTCTATTGGTTGAGTGAACTTGCTGCCCGCATGGCTACCAAAGTGTGCCGTGCAGGGCGCAGTAACCGCCAGCAGCAAATTGCGGGCGTTTTGGCAACACTACTGCTGCTCATCCCCTTCTGGCTAATTGTGTTATTTCTGCTTGAACTCGCTGCGTATCCGCACTTTTTTGAGTTTGCTGTACTCTATTGTTGCATGCGAGATCTGCACGCCCGAGCGGAGTTTCAACAGGTTCGACGCGCATTATTGGTGAGCGACAAAGCCACTGCACGCACACTGTTAAGCCGTTGGACATCGCGCGATACCGATATTTTGTCTGAGGCAGGGATTGCCAAAACTGCGATTGAACTAGCGGTCACCTCTGCCGCCTATGGCAGTATTGCGGCAATTCTATTTTTCTGGCTCGGTGGCGTGACACTGGTGCTGGCGGCCATTATGCTGAAAACCCTTGAACAGTGTTGGTCGCCCAGCAATCCTCAGTATCGGCAATTCAGTGCGCTGCTAACCCATGTCAATCACTGGCTGTTTTGGTTGCCGGTACAAGCGTGCCGCCTCACCTTAGCCATACAAGGCGGTCCAGCGGCGTTGACTCAGCTATTTAACCTCGGCAAATTCGGCCTAGTACAACGCGGCTATCTGCAAATTTGCCAGTTAGCAGCGATGATTCTCTCGATTGAACTTGGCGGCGCCCGCAAATATCACGGTGTAAGAATCGCCGTCGACAAAGTCGGACCGAATAAACTCCCAACAGGTACTGATATCGAGCGCGCGCTGAGTTTGGCCAATACCAGCCGCTGGTGCTGGCTGGGGTTTAGTTTGATCATTCCCGCACTGTGGGTACTGTTAAGATTGCGTTAG
- a CDS encoding 5'-methylthioadenosine/adenosylhomocysteine nucleosidase — MKIGIIGAMEPEVVQLIAATSAANTTTIAGIEFVEGELAGKQVVITRSGIGKVAAAMATTMVIEHFEVDAVINTGSAGGFVDSLNIGDIVISSEVRYHDVDVTAFGYEIGQMAQQPAAFVADEALKQAARDAISSLVDVQTIEGLICTGDSFICDPARTAVMLKHFPTMAACEMEGAAIAQVCHQFNTPFVVIRSLSDNANNDSPVDFDTYIIKAGAQSAQMVMGMLTHL; from the coding sequence ATGAAAATTGGCATTATTGGCGCAATGGAACCTGAAGTTGTGCAACTTATCGCAGCCACCAGTGCAGCAAACACCACTACCATCGCAGGCATTGAGTTTGTTGAAGGTGAACTGGCGGGCAAGCAAGTGGTTATCACCCGTTCTGGCATCGGCAAGGTGGCCGCAGCCATGGCCACTACAATGGTAATTGAACACTTCGAGGTGGATGCGGTGATCAATACTGGCTCTGCTGGCGGTTTTGTTGACTCGCTCAATATCGGCGATATCGTCATTTCTAGCGAAGTGCGTTACCACGACGTAGATGTCACTGCCTTTGGTTATGAAATTGGGCAGATGGCGCAACAACCCGCTGCGTTTGTTGCTGATGAAGCATTGAAGCAAGCCGCGCGGGATGCGATTTCAAGCTTGGTCGATGTACAAACCATTGAAGGTTTAATCTGTACCGGGGACAGTTTTATTTGCGATCCAGCCCGCACCGCAGTGATGCTCAAACACTTCCCCACTATGGCAGCATGTGAGATGGAAGGTGCCGCAATTGCACAAGTTTGCCACCAGTTCAACACTCCGTTTGTGGTGATCCGTTCGCTGTCAGATAACGCGAATAACGACTCTCCTGTCGATTTCGATACTTACATCATCAAAGCTGGGGCTCAATCTGCGCAAATGGTGATGGGTATGTTAACTCACCTGTAA
- a CDS encoding FAD-dependent oxidoreductase — protein sequence MSNNFQFIEVGRVDPDKQAIEKRKSQFIEIYQPFSQSQVNEQADRCLDCGNPYCEWRCPLHNYIPNWLNLAKQGRIMEAADLVHETNTLPEVCGRVCPQDRLCEGSCTLNAGFGAVTIGNVEKYITDTAIAQGWRPDMSKVTPRPERVAIIGAGPAGLGCADILARNGITPVVFDKNQQIGGLLTYGIPSFKLDKAVMQTRRTVMEGMGIEFRLGIEIGKDIDFKQLVEDYDAVFLGMGTYTAMKANLEGEDAEGVIQALPYLIGNTQSLLGEKDSATPYINLKDKRVVVLGGGDTAMDCVRTAVRQGASSVICAYRRDEENMPGSRREVKNAREEGVEFLFNRQPTAIKTEAGKVVGIECVETQMGEADASGRRRAEAIVGSDQVLDADAIIIAFGFQPSPASWFADFGIELDQWNRVIAPQASDNPFQTSNPKVFAGGDMVRGSDLVVTAIAEGREAALGILNYLDD from the coding sequence ATGAGTAACAATTTTCAATTTATTGAAGTCGGCCGCGTCGACCCAGATAAGCAGGCAATTGAAAAACGCAAAAGCCAGTTTATCGAAATTTATCAACCATTTTCGCAGAGTCAGGTGAATGAACAAGCCGACCGCTGTCTCGATTGTGGTAACCCCTATTGTGAATGGCGTTGTCCATTGCATAACTACATCCCTAACTGGCTGAACTTGGCCAAACAGGGTCGTATTATGGAAGCCGCCGATTTGGTGCACGAAACCAACACCCTGCCGGAAGTGTGTGGCCGCGTTTGTCCGCAAGACCGTCTGTGTGAAGGCTCATGCACCTTAAACGCAGGCTTTGGTGCAGTGACTATCGGTAACGTTGAAAAATACATTACCGATACCGCGATTGCGCAAGGCTGGCGCCCTGATATGTCGAAGGTTACTCCTCGTCCTGAAAGAGTGGCGATTATCGGCGCAGGCCCAGCAGGCTTAGGTTGTGCAGACATTCTGGCGCGCAACGGTATCACGCCAGTTGTGTTTGACAAGAACCAACAGATTGGTGGCTTGCTCACCTATGGCATTCCTTCCTTCAAACTGGATAAAGCGGTGATGCAAACCCGCCGTACCGTGATGGAAGGCATGGGAATTGAGTTCCGTCTCGGGATTGAAATCGGTAAAGATATCGACTTCAAACAGTTGGTAGAAGACTACGACGCGGTATTCCTCGGCATGGGTACCTACACAGCGATGAAGGCCAACCTTGAGGGTGAAGACGCTGAAGGTGTTATTCAAGCGTTGCCATACCTGATTGGTAATACTCAATCGCTACTGGGTGAAAAAGATAGCGCAACACCTTACATCAACTTGAAAGATAAGCGTGTGGTGGTGCTCGGTGGTGGTGATACTGCAATGGATTGTGTCCGTACTGCAGTACGCCAAGGAGCATCCTCAGTTATCTGTGCTTATCGCCGTGACGAAGAGAACATGCCAGGCTCTCGCCGTGAAGTGAAAAACGCGCGTGAAGAAGGGGTTGAATTCCTGTTCAACCGTCAACCAACCGCGATTAAAACCGAAGCGGGCAAAGTGGTTGGCATCGAGTGCGTTGAAACCCAAATGGGTGAAGCGGATGCCAGTGGTCGTCGTCGCGCTGAAGCCATTGTTGGCAGCGATCAAGTGCTCGACGCAGATGCGATTATCATTGCGTTTGGTTTCCAACCGAGCCCAGCAAGTTGGTTTGCTGACTTCGGTATTGAGCTTGACCAATGGAACCGCGTGATTGCGCCTCAAGCGAGCGATAATCCATTCCAAACCAGCAATCCAAAAGTGTTTGCGGGCGGCGATATGGTCAGAGGCTCGGACTTGGTAGTTACCGCTATTGCCGAAGGACGTGAAGCAGCATTGGGTATTCTGAATTACCTTGATGACTAA